The following nucleotide sequence is from Pseudomonas sp. S09G 359.
TTGCTGGATCTGCGCCACGTCGTCCGCCACATAGCGGTCGGCCAAGCCGCTGTTGAACCGTTGCTCGCCGCCGGTAAGGCTCCAGATGAAGGGGCGGTCGCGGGAGTCGTATTCTTCCAGGCCAGCTTCCTGCTCGATCACTTGCGGGCCATTGAGGCCCAAGCGTGCTTCGCGGGTGACAACAAGGTAGCTGCACAGCCCGGCGGCGATGGACATACCGCCAAAACAACCGACGCTGCCCGCCACTACCCCGATCACCGGCTGGTACTGGCGCAGGTCGACAATGGCCGCGTGGATATCGGCAATCGCCGCCAGACCCAGGTTGGCTTCCTGCAGACGCACGCCACCGGTTTCCAGCAGCAATACGGCGCGGGTCGGGATGCCTTTGCGGTTGTCTTCCGCGGCCAGCTCCAGGGCACCGGCGATTTTTGCACCACCGACCTCACCGAGGCTGCCGCCCTGGAAGTTGCCTTCGATGGCGGCAACCACTA
It contains:
- a CDS encoding biotin-independent malonate decarboxylase subunit beta, with the protein product MTDFLSKHSFVELGARQRAKALLDAGTYRELIDPFQRVMSPWLSRQGVVPQADDGVVIAKGSVAGLPVVVAAIEGNFQGGSLGEVGGAKIAGALELAAEDNRKGIPTRAVLLLETGGVRLQEANLGLAAIADIHAAIVDLRQYQPVIGVVAGSVGCFGGMSIAAGLCSYLVVTREARLGLNGPQVIEQEAGLEEYDSRDRPFIWSLTGGEQRFNSGLADRYVADDVAQIQQTISVLLQQGLPAQQRSQQADNYLARLNELDATPQIDPATVRDLYQGERS